The DNA sequence TCGGCCATGCTTGGAAATACTTTCTCGCCATATCAGCGGAGTTCGCGAATGATGCGGCGTTTGGCCGAAATTAATCTGGTGACAGGTGATTCGGCGGCGGCTATCAAATACCTGCGGATTCTTTCTAAAACTCTTTTTCACCGGAAATGGGCTGAAAGCCAGGTGAGGACGATTCAATCTGCTGAAACAAATAAATGGCTTGCCGGCAAACGAAGTCAGGTTTCTGATGCTGATCTGTTGCGAAAATCGAACGATTATCTGTCATCGCTTCAATTCCTTGTTGAGCAGCATCCCGACAATCTTGTAGCTGTTGATTACCTGCTTTGTTACCTGTTGCTCAATAAAGAGGTTAAGTTGTTTCGCGAAAACTACGAACGATATTACCTGAAATTGAAACGTCAGGTTTCAAAAGTTTATGCCGAAGCTTTGCTTGTGCAGTTGGTTGCCGACAAAGCCTCGCAGCAAGAGGCACAATCGTATTTAATCAATCCTGAAATTGTTACGAGGTTTACCGAATACACCCGTATTTTCGAGAAGACTTCAGGAGATATGAATGCATTGAATAAGCAATTCTCGAAATCGTATTGGTTTTATTATCACTTTGCCACAATTCAGAAGAAATGAGAGCATATTTGATTGTGTACTTTGTAGCAATGGTAATTTTTTCGTGCAGGGGTCCCGAAAATGTAAAGATTAGCAAGGATTTTCCACCGGTTTATCCTGATTATATTGATGTTATCATTCCTCAAAACATAGCTCCTCTCAATTTTCTGTTACGGAATAAACCTGAAAAACTAATCGTAACGATCAAAGGAAAATCAGATTCAATAACAGTAAAGGGAGAACAAAAAATTGAAATCCCCGGCGCTCATTGGAAGAATTTACTGGCATCCAGCCTGAATGACAGCTTGCTTGTAAGCGTTTTGGCTCGTTCGAATGGTGAATGGATTCGATATAAGTCGTTTAAGTGGTACGTGAAAAGCGATGAGGTTGATTCGTACCTGAGCTACCGTCTGATTGAACCCGGTTACGAAGTCTGGAACAAACTGCAAATTGTGGAGCGCAATGTCGAATCCTTTGATGAGCGTGTGTTGGCCGACAATAACCTAACGCAAGGCAATTGTATGAATTGCCACATCCACGGCAATCAGAGTGGAAAGCTTTCGATGTTTCACCTTCGGGGCGAAAAGGGAGGAACGATCCTGAATAAAGATGGCAAGCTGCGAAAATTAAATACCCGTGCCAATGGCATGATTTCGAATGCTGTTTATGGCGATTTTCATCCGAACGGAAGATATGCTGTTTTCTCGACAAACATCATTATTCCTGAATTGCATGCCAACCGGACCGATCGGCTTGAAGTGTACGATACGGCTTCCGATTTGGTGGTGATTGATTTGGATTCGGATAAGGCATTCACTAAACCTTTCCTGTCAGACACCACTAATTTCGAGACGTTTCCGGTATTTTCTGCCGATGGAAAATGGATCTACTTCTGCTCTGCGCCCAAAGTGACGTTGCCCGATAGCATCAAATCGTTGAAATACAACATTTACCGGGTTGGGTTCGACGCTGCAAAAGGCGAAATTGGAACGAAAATAGACACCTTATGGAATGCAAAGAAAATGGGTGGTTCTGTTTGTCATTTGAAAGCTTCTCCCGACGGTAAGTTCCTGCTTTATACTGTTGCCGATTACGGAACATTTCCGATTTGGCACCGCGAGGCCGATTTGCAGATGATGAACCTCCAAACCGGTGAAATCGATAAGCTGAGAGGCGTAAATGGCCCGAATTCCGATTCATACCACAGTTGGTCATCGAATAGTCGTTGGTTTGTTTTTGCCAGCAAACGCGATGACGGTATTTACGGTAAACCTTATTTTTGCTATATTGATGCTTCAGGAAAAGCTTATAAACCGTTTGTTTTGCCGCAACGCGATCCTGAAATTTATGATTACATGTTGAAATCGTTTAATATTCCTGATTTGTCTGATTCTCCGGTACCTTTTGATGCGGCTGATGTCGAAAAGGTTTACATGGAGCAGGAGGCTGAACAGGTAAAGTAAAAGCCTCCCCCAAACCCCCTCCAAAAGAGGGGGCTTAAAGAGGTGGGATTGTTAAGTCATCTGCTTTGAAAAGAACACGTTGTGAATATACTCTGCCCAAAGTCTCCCCTTTCGGGGGAGATTTAGAGGGGGCTGATATTTTAAATAATTAATTTTTGAAGATGAAATACTTTTCTCTTGATAAACTGCTTTCGCTAATTTTTGGACTTGTTGTCTTTTGGTTTTTTGCCTTTTTGTACCCGTTCCATCTGAATTATCAGGAACAATACCAAATGTTTTTGTTTTCATCCGATTACTTCCTGAATTTCTTTGCCAAACCCGGTGGAATCAGCGATTACATTGGTAATTTCTTTACCCAGTTCTATTTTTATTCGTGGGTTGGAGCTTTGACTATTGCAGTTTTGTTAGTTGTTCTTCAGCGTGCCGTTTGGTTTATTTCAAAGCAATTTGGTGCAAAGCCGGTTTTCGTTCCGATTACTTTTATCCCTTCATTGCTTTATTGGAGCTTGTTTTGCGACGAAAACTACCTGTTGGGTGGTTTAATCGTTATGTTGATTGTGTCGGGATTTGTTTCGGCTTTTCTATTGATAAAGCCTGTAAATATTCGGATGGGCTTTGTGTTGGTTTCGATTCCGGTTTTATTCTGGATGGCCGGCGGTGCTTTTGTTTTACTCCCGTTATTTGCAGTAGTTTTTGAAGCAGTGAACCGGAATCTGAAAGTGACTTACTTGTCAATTTTTGGATTGGTATCAACTTTGATTTCATATGCAATTCCAACACTTTGCAAGTCATTTTTTCTGCAATATCCGCTTCGGCAGGTATGGATTGGCGCCAATTATTTCCGATTTCCGGTTAATGTTCCGGTTTCGGTTGGTATTGTTGCCCTTTTACTGGTCGTTATTCCATATGCACTTTATTACTTTTCAAGAATTATAAAACGAGATCATTCGAAGATATTCATTGCCGGTCAGTTGATTGTGCTGGTTTTTGGAGCTTCTTTTTTGATCACTCATTCAGTTGATATGGGAAAGGAAGAAGTTATGGCCTACGATTTCAACTGCCGGATGCGCAAATGGAATCGGGTAATTGCTATGGCCGAGAAAAAGACACCGACTACACCGCTATCGGTAACCTGCCTGAATCTGGCTTTGGCCAAGGAAGATATGCTTGGCGAACGCATGTTCAACTATTTTCAGAATGGTATTGGCGGACTGATG is a window from the Aquipluma nitroreducens genome containing:
- a CDS encoding TolB family protein, which translates into the protein MRAYLIVYFVAMVIFSCRGPENVKISKDFPPVYPDYIDVIIPQNIAPLNFLLRNKPEKLIVTIKGKSDSITVKGEQKIEIPGAHWKNLLASSLNDSLLVSVLARSNGEWIRYKSFKWYVKSDEVDSYLSYRLIEPGYEVWNKLQIVERNVESFDERVLADNNLTQGNCMNCHIHGNQSGKLSMFHLRGEKGGTILNKDGKLRKLNTRANGMISNAVYGDFHPNGRYAVFSTNIIIPELHANRTDRLEVYDTASDLVVIDLDSDKAFTKPFLSDTTNFETFPVFSADGKWIYFCSAPKVTLPDSIKSLKYNIYRVGFDAAKGEIGTKIDTLWNAKKMGGSVCHLKASPDGKFLLYTVADYGTFPIWHREADLQMMNLQTGEIDKLRGVNGPNSDSYHSWSSNSRWFVFASKRDDGIYGKPYFCYIDASGKAYKPFVLPQRDPEIYDYMLKSFNIPDLSDSPVPFDAADVEKVYMEQEAEQVK
- a CDS encoding DUF6057 family protein, which codes for MKYFSLDKLLSLIFGLVVFWFFAFLYPFHLNYQEQYQMFLFSSDYFLNFFAKPGGISDYIGNFFTQFYFYSWVGALTIAVLLVVLQRAVWFISKQFGAKPVFVPITFIPSLLYWSLFCDENYLLGGLIVMLIVSGFVSAFLLIKPVNIRMGFVLVSIPVLFWMAGGAFVLLPLFAVVFEAVNRNLKVTYLSIFGLVSTLISYAIPTLCKSFFLQYPLRQVWIGANYFRFPVNVPVSVGIVALLLVVIPYALYYFSRIIKRDHSKIFIAGQLIVLVFGASFLITHSVDMGKEEVMAYDFNCRMRKWNRVIAMAEKKTPTTPLSVTCLNLALAKEDMLGERMFNYFQNGIGGLMPDFVRDYTIPLIAGEVYYHLGFVNTAQRFAFEAMEALPDYQKSSRAVMRLAETNIINGNYEVAGKYLRLLQKTFYYKGWATKAMATMKDEKLIAQHPEWGWLRKCRTQEDFLFSEGEKDMMLGVLFRQNPENRMAFEYLMAYTLLNKDLKHFLQYFPLSESLKYRAIPKSYQEALYYAWTQTNNDPTKDIPYPISNLIKQRFQAFQKMPGQPNSGSGKNEFSDTYWYYLYFVK